AGAAACATCCTGTCAGGAGAATCACACTCAATACGATACCCCCCGCAATCGTGTCGATAGACGGCAGTACGGCCCCGGAGAGGGACTTCAACGTGCTGAAATTCAGGAAGACCGCCATCAAAGCGGCGCTCCACAACCCGGCTGAGGCCGGTTTTCGCAGAATGAGGGTGAGTATCGCAAGCAGTCCCAGACCGCAGGCGGCGGAAATCGTCAGGGGAGGTATAATGAGGGCAAACGGCATTTCATCGGTATTGTTCGTATACAGCAGATACATCGGCAGAACACAGACAAAGAGGGTAAGCAGGAGGGGGACGAATATCCGGCGGGGAAGTTTTTTCCATTCAAGCGGGTATTTTTCTCTGTACGCACGGCTGAATATCTGCATCAGGTTTCTCTTTAAAGCTTATCGATGAGGATGGAGCACTTGCCCGAGGGGATGGGAAGCGTCCGCTTTTTCGACCCGAGAATGTTGATCGTAAAATAGTAGAGTTTTTCCGATTCAAGCCTGATTTCCCAGCCGCGTCCGCTCTGATTCGAGATGATCTTGATCATATTCCGTTTCAGGGAAAGGTCCTCCATACCCATGGCCTCGAGGGTCGGGACGATCCAGTCGATCGTTTTTCTTGGAAGGGAAATATAAAACCCGATCACGTTTTCGATCATGAGCGCGACCGTACACAAACCGGCGTACGGAAGAAAAAGTTTGCGAGGAAACTCGTTTTTCTTTGTCCATTTCGAGGGCCCGGCCCCCACCGGAACATACGCTTCCCACAGCGAACCCTCGCTCCCGTCTTCCGGGTTGAGGCAGTCGAGCAGAAAATAACTATGCCTGAGGGATACCTGCCGCGCCAGATCGAAACGGCCGTATTTTTCGAGCCCCTTGACGATCATGAAGGTAAAATGGGTAAAAACCGATCCCCGGTACCCCATGCCGTGTTTGTTGAAATGCCGCTCTTTCGCGGCGAGTGAGGGAAAAGGATTATCGAGTCCGAATTCGTTCGGATTGGAAAGATGGGAAATAATACGTTCGCTTTTTACCTTGTTGGGAATTTCCGCGAAAAGCGGCCAGAAGGAAGCGATCGTTTTCACCTTGAGCTGGCGTTCCTTTTTGTCGAGGTCGTAGTAATACGCGTCGGTCTCGTTCCACATAAGGTTGTTGATCCGTGTTTTCAGGGAGAAATATTTTTTCTTGAAGCGGTAGCTTCGTTCCTTGTCGTTCATTATCTCACCCAGGGCGGACATATAGAGGGCATTGATCGCCTGCTGCACATTGAAATCGATCGGGTACATCATCTCTTCACGCGGCGAGTTTTCCATGGTCGTGGCGGCCAACGGCACGGAATAAAGGCCGTTATCCTGCCTGAATGTCTTCTCGAGCCAGTTGTAATACTTTTCGAGGACCGGCATGATTTCTTTCACACGTTTCTTGAAACCGAGTTTGTGGTAAATATTGAACTCCGCCCAGGAAAAAAGCGGGGGGAGAACGCATTCGGGATTATTTTTCGAAAACACCGGTTGGCCGTTTTTTTCACTGTAGATGCCGCGTATCGCCCCCGAAGGTTCCTGTTTTGTATAAAAATTATCCAAAAGCGGGGTGACAGGGAAAATCTTGTTGCTGTACACCAGAAAAAAACTGGAAAAAATCGCCTCAAACTGATTTATCGTATCGTTGTGGGGATAATTGAAATATTTTGTATGCAATCCGTTATGGGAATTACCGTTTTTCCAGGACCCCTTTATCCAGGTCCACGTCTTGTCATAAAGGTCTACCAGATCCTGATCGTAAAACTTGATCTTCGGGAACACCTTTCCAGTTGTCTTTGCCACTATCACTCCTTCAAATAAGACCGACCGCCGGCCTTATATCCGTCTTAAACCGTTATAATATCTAAAGTTAAACGGGATGCACTACAGCGTTTCCACACGACTATCGAACAAACCGTTATTGTATCATTTGTTCGGGATCAGTCAACTGTTTTTTTATTTCTCCCATTATCCTATTATATACCTGCTGTATCGGGACACCCTTTCCCCTGCTTATCTCGAGCAGATCGTCAAACTCGGGCATCTGCTTTATCAGGGTCCGTCCTTTGTATCCCTCTTTGACACGTATCGTTCCGAACGGCGTCTCAATTTTCCGGATTTTCCGGTATACCATGAACCGCTTTGCCCGGTAAAAACGAATCCCGAAGGTCGATGTCCCGGTCAAAAGGAGGTCTGCAATCCTTTCAATATCTTCGGGTTTTGTCAACACCTGAACGAAAAAACCGGTCCGTCCTTTCTTCATGCCGGCCGGCACCACAAAATAATCCAGGGCGCCCGCTGAAAGCACCGCTTGCATCGCTTCCGCCAGTACCTCCGGCGTACTGTCATCGATATTCATCTCGCAAACGAAAACCTCATCGGTATCATATCCGTTTCCACATCCTGAAATTCCTTCTCCCCGAATAAGCCTGACACACGGCTTCACGCCTTTTACCGTTATCTCCCTCACTTCACGAATCCTCATCCCGTACGACACGGTAAAGGGATAGAAATAATGAAGGAGTATTCGGGCGAGTGGCGGCGGGACCGATTCCGCCGCGGCATCAAGGCGAATCTTTTTGTTTTTGAAAAGGTGCATCGTGGCGGTCGGGGAGGTCATGCCGATTCCCGGTACCGTTGATACGATCTCCGTTTTCTCCTTTATCTTTTGAAGAAGAACGATAATCGAAAGTAAAAGAAAATGATCCGCAGCCTCGATGTCACCCGTTTCCCCGCTCAAGACGATTTTCCCAAAAACGGATGCGTATGCCCC
This genomic window from Spirochaetales bacterium contains:
- a CDS encoding DUF111 family protein; amino-acid sequence: MWLIDMTAGLNSVLLLQCLLCLEEKGSVFLRESLEGCHVPYLNGISSLFGTKTTDRPLDRKRIEEVFGKYPPISHEDALACTGAYASVFGKIVLSGETGDIEAADHFLLLSIIVLLQKIKEKTEIVSTVPGIGMTSPTATMHLFKNKKIRLDAAAESVPPPLARILLHYFYPFTVSYGMRIREVREITVKGVKPCVRLIRGEGISGCGNGYDTDEVFVCEMNIDDSTPEVLAEAMQAVLSAGALDYFVVPAGMKKGRTGFFVQVLTKPEDIERIADLLLTGTSTFGIRFYRAKRFMVYRKIRKIETPFGTIRVKEGYKGRTLIKQMPEFDDLLEISRGKGVPIQQVYNRIMGEIKKQLTDPEQMIQ